Genomic window (Cellulosilyticum lentocellum DSM 5427):
CTAGTGCAGAGGTTGGTTCGTCAAAACACATCAATTTTGGTTTTAAAGCTAATGCACGACCTATAGCTACCCTTTGTTTTTGCCCTCCTGAGAGTTCAAAAGGATAACTATTCGCCTTATCTGCCAATTCTAAAAAACTTAAAATATCCATAGCTTGCTTTGTAGCTTCTTCTTTACTCTGCCCTAATACACGAGTAGGCGCTTCTATTAAATTATCAAGTACAGATTTATGAGGAAAAAGATTAAAGTTTTGAAATACAAGCCCAATATTTCTTCTAATAGACCTAATTTCTTCTTTAGATGCATAAGCACCATCCTTTAATAGATACTCTCCTGCAATCTCTATACTCCCAGCCGAGCATTTTTCTAGATAGTTAATACTCCTTAATAAAGTAGTCTTTCCTCCTCCAGAGGCCCCTACTACTACTACAATTTCTCCTGATTTCACTTCTAATGAAGCGCCTTTCAAAACCTCTACTTTTCCAAAACTTTTATAGAGCCCAGTTACTTTAAGCATATGATTTGCCTCCTTTATTTATAATAGTCATATTTCTTCTCAACTGCTGCTAATACCTTAGATAGAACTAAGATAAGTAGGAGGTAAATTACTGCTACAAGTACTAGTGGGAGAAGACTTGCATCTCTATTAGTAGCTGTTTTACCTATTTTAAGTAAATCATCAAAACCTACAGCATAAACTAGGGCCGTATCCTTTACTAGTGTGATAACTTCATTTGCAATAGGAGGCAATACCCGTTTGAAAGCTTGTGGCAAAATAATTCTAAAGAAGGTATCCTGCTTAGATAACCCTAACACTTCCGCTCCTTCATACTGTCCTTGATCAATGGAACTAATACCTGCCCTAAAAATCTCAGCAAAATAAGCTGCATAGTTTAAAGAAAATGCCAAAAGTGCCGCCGGCATACGAGGAATGGCAATATTTAATATTGGGAAGCCAAAAAATATAAATATAATTTGTAATAGAAGAGGTGTTCCTCTCATAAGGAGTATGTAAAATTCCATTATCTTGCGTAATACCTTAAAACGAGATAAACGACATACAGCCACCAATATTCCTAAAGGAATTGCAAAAATTAATGTTAAAGCAAATACCTGCAAAGTTACCCCTAAGCCTTCCATCATCTGAGGTAGCATCATCTTTGTATACTCTGCTATATTTACCAATTGGTCTAAAAATCCATCCATTGATTGTCCTCCCATTTCTCTCCTATGAATATTATTGTTAGTCTTATAATATAGTTTCTATATAAAAGCTTATTAACACCTATCTCATTTATAATATATAATTTTAAAACAATAGGCAATTTATTTTATTATAAAACAAATTAAATCATTATTTTTCACTTTTAATAACTTAAGTTGATTTATAATTTATAGCTTACCTATTAAATTACATCTCAATTTAATAGGTAAGCTATCATTAAAATTTTATAAACTATTTCACTAACTACTGTGTAATGTCATCTCCGAACCATGTCTTTGAAATCTCAGCTAGTTTACCTTCTTGTTTAAGTTCTGCATAAGCTTTATTGAAAGCTTCTACTAAAGCTGTATCCTCTTTTCTCATACCTACACCATATTCTTCTTCACCAAAATCTTCATCTAAAATCTTGTATTTCTCTGCACCTTTTTTGCTAATATAATACTTAACAATAATCTCATCAGCCACAACAGCATCTAAACGTCCTGCTTCAAGGTCCATTAAAACATCATTATTTGTTTCATATGTAACAGGTTTACCATCTTTAAAGGTAGCTAATACTTCTGGTTCTGTTTCGATAGCATCTACTGCTGTAGACCCTGTTTGAGCACCAACTACTTTATCTTTTAGATCTGCTTTAGTATTGATTGGTGAATCTGCTAAAGTGATAATGATTTGTCTATTTTTTAAATAAGGTGTACCAAATGCTACTTGCTCTTTTCTTTCATCTGTAATACTATAGCCATTCCAAATAAAATCAATATTGCCTGATTTAAGTTCTGTTTCTTTCATACTCCAATCAATAGGTTGGAATTCTATCTTTTTACCTAACTTTTCTGCAACCGCTTTGGCAAGATCAACGTCAAAGCCAACAATTTCACCTTTTTCATCTTTGAATCCCATAGGTGCAAAAGTATCATCTAATCCAATAATCAATGTATCTTTATCAAGTACGTTACTTGCGGCTTGCTGATTATCTGTACCTTCTGATACCTGATTATCAGTTGTTGCTGCTGTCTCTTTACTTTCTTTAACTGAATTGTCTACACTACAACCCGCTAAACCAAATGCCAATAGACCTACTACTGAAAAAGTAGTTACTTGTTTTAATAAGCTCTTTAACCTCATAATATATCTCTCCCTTGAACATTATTTTTAACTAACTACTTAGATATTTTAGCGTGCTAAAGTGATAAAGTCAACCTCATTTACGTAAATCATATAAATTTTTCTCATAATTCATTAAATCCTATATTAAGATTCTTTCATAGTTTTCTCATGAAATCTTAATCCTCTATTTAATGCACTCTCATCCATGCTTCTTATACTAATATCATAAAGAACGACTTAAGGAGTTATAAAAAATGGCAATTACTTTTAGCAAAGATGAATTAAAAAATGAAAATGAATTAAAAAATGAAAAGGGGAGATCCAATATGTCAATTTCACTAGACCAAATCGATTTAATTATGAAAAGAACTAATGCCACTTATACTGAAGCTAAGGACGCTTTAGAAAGAAGTAATGGTGACATCGTAGAAGCCCTAGCACTTCTTGAAAAGGAAGGTAAAGCAACACGCCGTACAAATATTAATACAACTCAGGAACAAATTAACACTTATGTAGACACACTTAAA
Coding sequences:
- a CDS encoding amino acid ABC transporter ATP-binding protein, which codes for MLKVTGLYKSFGKVEVLKGASLEVKSGEIVVVVGASGGGKTTLLRSINYLEKCSAGSIEIAGEYLLKDGAYASKEEIRSIRRNIGLVFQNFNLFPHKSVLDNLIEAPTRVLGQSKEEATKQAMDILSFLELADKANSYPFELSGGQKQRVAIGRALALKPKLMCFDEPTSALDPTLTGEVAKVIRSLSTEGMSMLIITHDMEFAKMVADRIVSMEDGRVLEKHIYSKEA
- a CDS encoding amino acid ABC transporter permease → MDGFLDQLVNIAEYTKMMLPQMMEGLGVTLQVFALTLIFAIPLGILVAVCRLSRFKVLRKIMEFYILLMRGTPLLLQIIFIFFGFPILNIAIPRMPAALLAFSLNYAAYFAEIFRAGISSIDQGQYEGAEVLGLSKQDTFFRIILPQAFKRVLPPIANEVITLVKDTALVYAVGFDDLLKIGKTATNRDASLLPLVLVAVIYLLLILVLSKVLAAVEKKYDYYK
- a CDS encoding amino acid ABC transporter substrate-binding protein; amino-acid sequence: MRLKSLLKQVTTFSVVGLLAFGLAGCSVDNSVKESKETAATTDNQVSEGTDNQQAASNVLDKDTLIIGLDDTFAPMGFKDEKGEIVGFDVDLAKAVAEKLGKKIEFQPIDWSMKETELKSGNIDFIWNGYSITDERKEQVAFGTPYLKNRQIIITLADSPINTKADLKDKVVGAQTGSTAVDAIETEPEVLATFKDGKPVTYETNNDVLMDLEAGRLDAVVADEIIVKYYISKKGAEKYKILDEDFGEEEYGVGMRKEDTALVEAFNKAYAELKQEGKLAEISKTWFGDDITQ
- a CDS encoding UBA domain-containing protein translates to MAITFSKDELKNENELKNEKGRSNMSISLDQIDLIMKRTNATYTEAKDALERSNGDIVEALALLEKEGKATRRTNINTTQEQINTYVDTLKTTHFVLSKDDHDYIHAPLIAVLVATVLCFHVSVIALVIALICGFKIKLTDKITHNVRFSNDDFMKS